The Takifugu flavidus isolate HTHZ2018 unplaced genomic scaffold, ASM371156v2 ctg537, whole genome shotgun sequence DNA window TCAGGTTAAAGGGTGACAGGGCcacagacaaagaaaaggaTGTTGCTGCTTGAGTATATTTACCCGTATTACAAGGTTGTAGTTTTGAAAACCTGCCCAGGTGTAATAAAACTGGATCCAGTTCTGGTGTTTAAATATCTCAGAGCTGATGGCGCTGCGCAGCTCATCCAAATACAAGTCGAACTCCCAGCTGACCTTGTATATTTGTGTGCTGGCTGGAGGAAATGCGATGGCCCCACTATGTTTGGTAATGCAGTGGAGGAAATATTCATAAAATTAAGATTACATTTAGAACTTGCAGACAAATGGTGATTATATTatggcctctcctctcctctcctctcctacctattctctcccttctctctctctacccagccccccatcagcaggagggtccccctacatgagcctggtcctgctcaaggtttcttcctgttaaaggggagtttttccttgccactgttgcttgtctggggttaggccctgggattctgtaaagcgccttgaaactattttgattgtaaaagacgctatataaatattgattgatttgatttgatttgatggatCTGGTAAATTTACCATCCTTGTCTGGCATCATTTTACAAAAGCAAAATGCAAATTCTAATTTATACTGAtagtaattaattaattaataacaaataaattatatctattttctattctattctattctaaattcttaaaaaaaaaaaaatctcttcctctccctcctgggcggtgtctccttccttcagacttgggTAACTCttgatgtctgctaaggtgatgactactgggtcaaGACCTACAAGCTGAGCACAGACAACTTCcggaacaagacccagtagtcatcaccttagcagacatcaaACAACAGTGTCCataatgaagagctggacagcaccagggcccgataagatccatgcctactggcttaagaagctaactgcactccatgaacgcctggcagcacagatgaaccagctgctaacatcaggggaccacccagattggctaacccaaggccggacagtcctcataatgaaggacccccagaagggcacaataccatccaactactGGCCCATAActtgcctcagcaccacatagAAGCTTCTATCacgcatcatagcggctaagatcagccggcacatggatcaatacatgaacagggcacagaaaggcatagggaacaacaccagaggtgccaagcaccagctactggtcgacagggcgaTTGCCCAGGACTGCAGGACgcagcacaccaacctgtgcactgcctggattggcTCAATACCgtacacatggatactggagtgcctaaagctgtataacatcaacaggatactaagagagttcatccagaactcaatgaagctgtggaacacgactctggaggccaactcaaagccaattgcgcaggtgagcatcagatgtggcagatatcaaggagatgctctgtcccccctgctgttctgcataggcctaaatcccctcagccagatcaccaagagtggctatgggtaccatttccgaagtggaacaaccatcagccacctcctctacatggatgacatcaagctgtatgccaagaatgtgtgtgacatcgactctctgattcagctcactaggatctacagcaaggacatcgggatgtcgttcggactagataaatgtgggcagatgatatctagaagaggaaaggtgattgCAACTtatggggttgaactacctgaagggaacatcacagatgtgcaggacagctacaAATTCCAGGGGATCGCGTAGCCAAATGGTAACCATAAGGAGACAGCTAGGAGCtcagccacagctaaatacctacagaggttaaagcaggtcctgaaaagtcagctaaatcgtaagcataagatccaggccataaacacctacgccctgccagtaatcagataccctgctggcataataccctggccactggaagagatacaagccactgacatcaagacaaggaagctcctcaccatgcacggagggtttcaccctaagtccagtgtcctgaggctgtacaggaagcgaaaggaagggccccgaggactagtaagtgtccgaactactgcacccaacacccaagctgagtagatggctccaacagatgcAGGAAcaacatcagagatctctgtccagaagagtgcagtcctaggaacagctaagatcctgcgcagaaccctcagactcccaggcctcgagtctgaaggaaggtgGCAATGCCCAAATCTAAATTTCCTGCAGAAAGTTTCCTTGCAGGAAACGTAGAAATAACTGCAAATATAATTTGGAAGCTGTGATAACACTTAAAGGATTTGAAATTGACAACTGAAAAATTGTATGAATCATTTTTTGTATGAATtacagttgtttttgttttcaccctTTTAAAGATGTTTCCCCCCACtttatatgttaaatattttGCCATACTTTGGCAGGTGCATGAATAATTTTTGACTTAAGTGTATATGTTATGTTATCTGATCTCATTTTATTGTAATGTGCAAAAATTCTTTGCACttcacacactcagacacgGTATGAAACACTGACTCATTCATGCAAGCACATGTTGGCCCTCATTTATGAAATTAGTGTACATACCTATCCGAATTTATGGGCTACCATCAGAATGCAGGATTATCTCAGTAGGAATCAAGCTTTCAAATATATTCAAGAATGACTTGAAAAGTCTTGTAAACCACAAATATGCAGGAAAAATGTGCTGTACACTAAACTGTTCATTAATGGAGGCCATACAAACTGTATTTTGAGGCATCAACCTGTTGGTGGGATCACTTAGAGCAAGGCCAAGATCCAGAACTGAGCCTGGTTTAGGCGTCCATGTCAGGGTGTCTGGTCTAATTTTATTGATGAGTGCATTGAGGGCCTCGGCACTGTTTTTAACATTGGTGTCTTTAATATATCTGCAGGCAGAAGGCAATATGTGAAagataaaaaacaaatataagATGGACGCATTAGATGAACAATTTCTACCTGTCCGATGGGTGAGCCTCAACAAAGTAGCCGGCAAATGGGCAGAAGATTCTCGGCTCCAGAGTCTTCACCAGCTCAGCTTTGTAATTCAGCAGCTTTTTCCTTTCGGTCTTGATGAAGTCAGCCTTCCATGAATCTTGGTACAGACAATAACTAGAAGGTCATCTTCAGACTATATTTATGCATTCACAAAAATCACAAGAGATTTATTTCTAAGACTCCAACTATCAAGACCCTAAAAAcgacatttatatatatataaaaaagtaTATTAGGCAGAaaataaccagtctatttatccTCTCCAACTCACTAAAACCATTCTATGTTctattaaaacaaaactaaaataatgaaaatgatacTTCTGCACTTACGATGACCCGAGGTTCCTTCAACCCTACAGCATCTATTACAATCTTAATTGTCTCTAGGccttcacagaaacccagagtctgacTGCCAAACAAGCAATAGCATCAGGAAgtaaccttgagcaggactggATTTATAACCTgttgatggccagctgggtaaaaaATCAGATAAAACTACAGAGCAAAAATTACCACTGTATTTCCCTCCATAGAAGGTCATTGGGAACCCAGATGCACCCCCAGCAAAGTCACTCATCATTAGATCCACACTCTGTGGTAACCTGCCGCCATTTGGTCTGGTGCAATCCACAGTATTCaggatcatgtgacctgcaaATATTGGCACTTTAGAACTGGTACCTGAAATGTCAAAATCGTTGAAGAGCATTACCTTTATACTCAACAATGATGCAGGTGTCCATTTCAGGGTGTATGCCATCCATTAGGATCATGAATCTCAGGTGTTCGTCAACCTAACAGTGAAAACCAAATTAAGCTTTTAACAGGTACAACACTTACATCATGACTGTTACCATGGGAGCAGCAGTGACTTACATTTTGCCAGACACCAAAAGGCACCACATTTATGTTTGTCAGCTTGACCTGACTTTGTTCCAGGTACCTGAAATGTCAATGTACCCGAGGTAAATAACAGTCtagcttatttatttttcacctCATTTATAAAAACCTCTTCAACTATTTCTGTGCTTGTGCTCACCAAAAGACGGGCCTTGAAGTGTCTCCAACATAGATGGGGGCATCTGGCCTTCTCTCTGAGAGGACCTTCAGAGTGGGATAACTAAAATGACATGTGATCACTCAAGTCAAATCTCCCCAGGCTTTGAGTTTGGTTTCAGTAAAGGTTATTTTCATATTCATGTAATGACGATTGAACTGAAAGGAGTATGACATGGTTTAGATAAGTGGTCTAAAAATTGCACCCAAAGAttctaaagaaagaaagaaagatagagCAACGGATGAATGGATATATGGATGGATGCTATCAGTGATGATGTTGTGTCTTGTTTAGTTTCTCTGTCCCCCCCATATCCATCTACAAGTATCaccgccttcatagctgtatgctgacctactgacctccgaccctgctgacccaatCAACTCCTACATcagcagtttattataattaatgcatttcctctgcctagtctctcctctacctgtcctacccccttctcctccctctctgcccaaccagccatcagcaggagggtcccctgacacgagcctggtcctgctcaaggtttcgtcctgttaaaggggagtttttccttgccaatGTTGcatgttgggggtcaggccctgggattctgtaaagcacctatagacaattttgatttgattgtaacagacacaatataaataaaggttgattgattgattgatggatcgattgattgattgattgattgattgattgattgattgatgggtggatggagggatggagggatggagggatggttaGATGGATGACAGTAACATTTAACAGTCAGTAATCCAAAAGGTTTGGCTACAAAGTGACATGTTGGCTGTATATGTGTCGGTTAAAAGTTGTAATTTAGTTGACGCTTTATTTAATATCAATAACAAATTTCGTGCTTTGCACATTTAAAGAGGGTAGTTTTTACAGCAGAAACGCAACTGCCCAGTACTAAAATGAGTAGAGGGTCCGTTTATGcagttttctgtttctttgtatTAAATTCAATTAACTTTTTGTGTAGCAtcttcatgtttattttttcattgtGTTCTATCTGTGTTTGCTTTAACTGTTGACACCAGTTTCTACCTGTCTCTCCCACTCATATTAAAAACATGTTCTGCTGCTTTCATCTGAGTCTGATCGTCATATGTCATATGTTCAAGATCAGATATCCTGGCGTGAGGCGTTCCCTGGGTCTTTTGTTCTGTCTGCGacctcttgtgttttcccctaTGCTTCTCACAACCCTTATGTTCTTGTTTCATACAGTCTGAAAGTGTGTTGGGTGtggttttgggggtttttattttcaaagtcCAGGTAAGCTTTCATGAAGAGAGAATTCCATGTGGTCACTCTGCCATAAAACTAAGAGTGGTAGAGTGCTATAATGATCATTGACCTTTTGAAACTTTCTCTCATCTCGATGTTAAATGCCTAGAGCTCAACCTTTGGGTTCTTGGTCACATCACTTAACAAGTATTTTTTCATCAAATTACTTAATTTAATGATAATTGCCAACTATTCTTCTGACAGATTTCCTCAGACCAGTGGTGTTCCACAAGGCTAAATCCTTGGTTCGCTCTTATTTAATTTATACCTATTTCCTATcggtcacatttttaaaagacaCAATATACAAATACCATAATTATGTAGATGATATGCAGTTCTACATCTCTCGTTTCAGTGATGCTTTGAGCCCAAAAGCTACATTGATTGATTGCATTGATGACACTTGATGAACCACAACTTCCTTCAACTCAACAAGACAGAAATGATTATAATAGgctcacaaacaaaaacacatcaaagccaAAATACCTACAATCCTTCTTTCTGTTCCTCAGAATGTGCTACAAATCTTGAATCTTAAAACACTTAGTGGCTCTTCTCCCAACTACATCATGGCCCTATTCCATACCTTTGGGTTCTTGGTCACCAAGATGTAAATGTCAGCATGTGTTGTGTTTCCAATCACAAGTTTTGGTCTTGAACTGAACACAATAGTACTCTAAATTTAAATCCTTTAACCCAGCACTATCTCTTGCATTAAGATTTAACCTGTCAGCATGTTTACCTCAGGTGGTCAGAGTGTATGTGGCTAATGTAAATTAGGTCAGCCGCACAAAGTCTGTCCAGAGCATCAGCTGGAGGTTCATGGAGAAGCCACCAGCCTCTAGCAAATGCAGGGCCTTTTAGCCAAGGGTCAAACATGAACCGCCGCTCTCCAAGCTGTAGCTCCATGCAGGCATGCGTCAAGTAAGTCACCTAAAAAGGATGTATGTAATTTCAGTAGTGTCTCGGGTCACATTACTGCTTTCCACCAAAAGTATTGTCTTTCTTGAAGGAAATGTCCAACTAATGCGCAGTGGTAGTTTTTATTTAGTTTAGCTGATTATTGTTTATCTTTACTGTCTTCATTAATCACTTGGTATTTTCTAGATCTACACACAACAAGCAGTTTCCTTTCTATACTTGACAACTCTTGCCAACATAATCTATAATGGCGCTTGCAATACCATAGCTAAAATTGAAAAAAATTAGTTAATAGTTAGTATATGTTTCAGTATATTTGGGGATTACGGTGTAAAAATATTTTGAGGACAGCAGAATGCACATACTTTGACTTCTCCTTCTTTGAGCACCAGACGTTCCCGAGGGTTGGCCAACCAGGGATCAGGGGGGTTTAACTCCACCAACTGAAGTCCCCCATCGCCCAAGTACTCAACCTCTGTGTTTGAACATTAgaaaaatttatttatttttttacaaatgttATCCTTCCATAATAGTGCTTTCATTCCTAAGAaactgagaaaaacaaaatcatggtAACTTGCCAAACAATACGGTACATTTTGTGAATATACTGTGACGCATGCTATGAACATTTAGAAGAATTTGGCCAACTTTGCGATTGATGCTGCCCGCTCTGGATAACAATAACTTCTGGAACAGCTCTGCCACCATAATTAGCAGCCATAATTATTTGCCTACGAGATATCTTGCTGGTTAATTAACAAGCCAAGTTACAAGTGATAGCCTGGAGTAAATGGCAGCCTCGAGTGACAGCCTTGAAAAAAAACTTCTGAATTTTAAACTAAACTCCTCAATGTAGAGGAACTTACCCAGTTCATCCTGCATGAAGCTGTCTGGTGGATTCATATATTTCATTGTTAACATGTTTAACTTCCAGTTGTGTTTAGTGCATTTTACTGTCCTGTGTGAGAAGAGAAAGCCTCACAGTTCTGATGAAATCATTGCCTCTTGACTGATGTTATCTTGCTTACCTGCCATCAAGGTCTTCAATGTCTTTTATGAATAAGCCACCCTGGTGTTTGCATTGGTTTTTGCATGCTTTAATGCCACTCTTGCTCTTATATAAAATGTAACTTTTGCCATCCTCTGGGCTTTTCTTGAAATTGATTCCCACTTGGAGTGAGTTCACCACTTCAGCATCCAGCAGAAGTACTACCTGTGCTTTCTGGGATATCATTTTTCTGAAAATGAATTAAGGTAAAATTAAACTTCAGTTTATTGAGGAGTTAAAGTATTAGAACAGTTTACAACATTAAGGGTTTGGCATCTAAAATTGCCTTGTTTGTGTTACATTATATGATGcattaaataaaaaagtgaaaattaaaatgCTCTTTGCAACAGCTCACATTTgtcatatttaaaaatatttcaaatacaATGTCGAAGCAGagtatttaaaaagaaaatgtaaaaaaatgtcTGTTATAATTGTCGCTTAACTTGAAACACAGTTCTAGTTTTGCTGTTGggaatgggttttttttggtcatgGTTAATACGTTTACTTAATACGTAGACAGAGTTCTTTTGTTGTGTAATTGTAACCATGTGTTCTAACTTTATCCTAATGATAATATTGACAACAATAACTAGAAAGGAACTCTTGGttcagtggtagctcagtctgtagggtaATGGActggctcaaccagagaaaggctgccggaccggacggcatcagcacACGAGTGCTggagaactgctccaggcagctgtgtgaaatactgcagcacctgttcaaccagagccttcatcttcagaggatccctgtgctttggaagacatcctgcttagtcccggtgccgaagaagacccatcctgtggcaccgagtgactacaggccaatagcactgacctcccacattatgaaggtcatggagcggctggtgctgacacacctcagacctctgctgagcccctttcaagaccctctgcagtttgcctatcagcccaaggtgggggttgatgatgcagtgatatacctgctgcagagggcttactcctccttggacagactaaacactaCAGTgcgagtcatgttctttgacttctcttctgccttcaacaccatccagccaagactgctgagggctaagttggagaacatgcagatggatgctccccttgtttcttggatcgaggactacctgacaggtcgaccacagtttgtgagactgcggagctgtgtgtccgaccccctgatgagcaacacaggagctccccaaggaactgtgctctccccctttctgttcaccacctacacagctgacttccagtaccacgctgagacatgtcacctccagaagtactcggatgacacagtcatagtcgggtgtgtggagaatggacaggaggatgaatacagggaccttgtggagagttttgttagctGGAGCaaggagaaccttctgcagctcaatgtgaccaagacgaaggagatggtggtggatttcagtaaaagcaagtccccaccctccccagtctgcattagtgggaaagatgtggaaatagtctcatcttacaggttcctgggtgttcagctggacagtaaactggagtggtccacaaacaccgatgttgtctacaagaaggccatgagcagactctacttcctcaggagactcaggtccttcagtgtttgcagcaggatgctccacatgttctatcagtctgtcgtggctagtaccatcttctttgctgcagtgtgctggggagcaggcattaaagcaaaggatgccaacagactcaacaaacacattaaaaaggcagggtctgttgttggctgtaaacttgcaaacttagacgaggtggtgagggacaggatggtgttgaaactgctgacaatcatggacaattcctcccaccccctccataacacagtggacaaactgagaagcggcttcagcaacagactcctgcagcctcgctgctctgaggaacggtacaggaagtccttcctgccgtccgccatcaaactgtataactcatcctaacccagccaataacaataattgtgtaatgtttatgttgtaattttatttctattttattctatatttatgtatatatgcttataatgcttatgatatgtatatattatattatgtgtgtgtgtgtgtgtgtatatatatatatatatatatatatatatatatatatatatatatatatgttcatccccgtagggaaattgaattgtattagcaacctatacaaagtatagaaacagaataaataaatacagataagattagaacgttataatatatgctgtatatatgcttataagtatatatatacacacacacacatacatatacacataagcatatatatgcatatatatgcatataagcatatatatatatagtatgcttataatatatacataaatatatacacacacacacacacatatatatatatatacacacacacacacacacatatatatatatacatacacacacacacacacacacacaccacacacacacacacatatatatatatatatatatacaattattatatatatatatatacaattcaatttccctacggggatgaataaagtacatcttaatcttaatcttaataataataactaacgATTTACCAGAAAAAATGGTGTCGGAATTTTGCAAGACAAACTCTTTCTGCAGATGAAGATATGTTTGAAGATATTTTTCTCCGATGCATCGAAAGCGAGGAGGCGTCGCCAGGAGGAAGCGCAGTGTGTAACGTGCTGAGCAGAACTGCGTGTATTTTTTTGGTCATGAAGATAAATTTACCATTATTAATTGAAGCGCTGCGCATTTtaatgggacagagacagactcagttttgtgtgtgtctgccgcTCCTAACAGTCTCTGATATACAAAGTTGTCAATTAATGCATTCTGATAATAATTAGTTAGAACCAAAATTACTACATTAAAGAAAGTTTAAGTTGAAGAAATTTACAATTTGAGTGTAAAGGTTAGGATAATTCACTCTAGAATTCATATTAAACAGACAGCAGGTatgttttaaagacattaaCAAGATTAAAGGTACACATACAGTCTATCTAGTGTACTTCTAtagaggcgtgtgtgtgcgcgcgcgcacgcacgtgtAGATGTGTAAATAGGGCTGCGGGAATAAAGATGAATTAATGTCAACCAATACTGCTTTAACACTGATATTAGCGCGCTGATAGGGGATTTTGTACCGCGGGTTGACATAGCTTTGGTCACTGGGCATTTTCATATTGCCGGCAGTATCTCCCACTGAGAGGGAAGTTCGTCATTGCACAGGTAATTACCCATTTACTTGTGCCGAGCTAATTCAGCCAATGGTCAGCGTTATTTGGTAATTTGTCATTTTGTCTGCTCAGCGCAGATTGAACAATGTCAAAGTTTTAATTTAGCAAAGGCTGTTGGAATTGGCTAATCTGGAAAGATTGTAATGGATGACATCTTGACTAATTTATTGCTCCACTAATTATtttctatgcctattctctcctctacctctcctctcctccctattatatcctctatctgtcctccccttctccgctctctctacccagccagccatcagcaggagggtccccctacatgagcctggtcctgctcaaggtttcttcctgttgaagaggagtttttccttgccactgttgcttgtctggggttaggccctgggattctgtaaagtgcctagaaacaattttgattgtaaaagacgctatataaataaagattgattgatagatTGATTAGGCTAATAAGTATAGGAGTATTTTCCAAATTTTTGTTAGCAAATGTCTATGTCTCTTAAATTCCTGCCGAAAAATCAGCTTTGTACACATGTATGTACTTCCATTAAACCATACCTAACTTCAACTTAATGTGGCAAAGCAAACTAAACCAGAACCTATCTATCAACTGACCATGACAACTGATAAGGAATTCTCCGGCTTCCAGGACCATGTTGAGTTTACCATATAGACAACAAGTGCCCAGCTATTTAAAAAGATTGTTGATGTCAAAGGTTCAGTTACTGAGAAACATGCAATGTTCAGCAGGAGCTGAGAGCCTGTGACGACATCTGAAAATGGACACTGCATGTttggcagccagacaggaatAGTTTCCCAATCAGGCTGGGAGTGTCACCTTTTTAGGAGAGCACACTGTAGTACAGACATGTCCAAagtcctgctataaaacctttggattatccaaatgatcctgtaatatggtgtgaatttctgactcccacttacacaatgcttcagctaaattaaccttcacctctggagggggaagtatatTTTGCTTCTGAGTTTTCTTCCACAactttttattgcatccaattctctctccctgtcctcttctttcatgccactcaccacctgatcaagagtccacttccactgttcttccacagaccgaggatagggagaacattctccctgatcccaacacgctttgCCACATtctagttccatctttaactatgctcccaagtgagactgaatgtgaatgactccaacggtcaactcaatgcctcagtgaaacaagcttctagaccaaacttcgttgatccggttccactctgggggttaattcccaaggagccttttaattcatgttcactctgtcacttttccaacccacacacaaacacaaatctcgggcatCGGGAGTGTCTGTCCCATCAACTGCGCTCAGAGTCCAAACCCaattctttttcatatacagcaCTGTATTATTTCCgctttactctaaccgtctattcctgtttttttgtttttcaacagtacttccagCCTCTAACCGTTAAACTTTAtggactctaaccgtacttacggactctaaccgtaattcctgcagtcgtttcaatatttgcaatatttgtatctggaatttataactaggacacttcaattgacagtgacgacaaatttttagaaattgccaatgtgcagaacttttgattaaacaggtgtatgcttacctttttattagggatccctttgtcgtcagttgtcctccgaagtgaccgttgtttaattctttgcctcagatgacttttctgtcttcatcacgtcggggtcaccaaattgttggattgcaatacctctcgtctGTCACtcccaatccgcgtgttctttaaatgaagacttcaagacgaattatgccaatttcaaaatgtatttaacaatagaaccaattcaagatacaaatattacagagctccggtcCAGTttataaccctacaataacagagtccattgccagggcatgaagtctgacaacctaactatcccttgacccaatcttttatagaaacacatatgtaaattattgatgctaattcagtccaatccagtccttcttcttggatgacctcgtcttcttcttcccgtcCCATTGGATGCTTATCAACACCAATAAATTATTCTGTTGCATTTTACGATGGGGACTTAACACTTTCCGTCTGACTATCTCATCCtgcctccaactgtctaaagTACATTCAtaaaggaagggtcaactgacttgcttatctttattcgtactgaagattatatactatccctaacttctaaactaactgtaacagaaaacaaaaacatatagtataa harbors:
- the cmah gene encoding cytidine monophosphate-N-acetylneuraminic acid hydroxylase isoform X1 gives rise to the protein MISQKAQVVLLLDAEVVNSLQVGINFKKSPEDGKSYILYKSKSGIKACKNQCKHQGGLFIKDIEDLDGRTVKCTKHNWKLNMLTMKYMNPPDSFMQDELEVEYLGDGGLQLVELNPPDPWLANPRERLVLKEGEVKVTYLTHACMELQLGERRFMFDPWLKGPAFARGWWLLHEPPADALDRLCAADLIYISHIHSDHLSYPTLKVLSERRPDAPIYVGDTSRPVFWYLEQSQVKLTNINVVPFGVWQNVDEHLRFMILMDGIHPEMDTCIIVEYKGHMILNTVDCTRPNGGRLPQSVDLMMSDFAGGASGFPMTFYGGKYSDSWKADFIKTERKKLLNYKAELVKTLEPRIFCPFAGYFVEAHPSDRYIKDTNVKNSAEALNALINKIRPDTLTWTPKPGSVLDLGLALSDPTNSGAIAFPPASTQIYKVSWEFDLYLDELRSAISSEIFKHQNWIQFYYTWAGFQNYNLVIRVIETDDKFVHVTDGWDYLVDFLDLSFPKKRPEREHFYLEVSHTAHHST
- the cmah gene encoding cytidine monophosphate-N-acetylneuraminic acid hydroxylase isoform X2 — its product is MISQKAQVVLLLDAEVVNSLQVGINFKKSPEDGKSYILYKSKSGIKACKNQCKHQGGLFIKDIEDLDGRTVKCTKHNWKLNMLTMKYMNPPDSFMQDELEVEYLGDGGLQLVELNPPDPWLANPRERLVLKEGEVKVTYLTHACMELQLGERRFMFDPWLKGPAFARGWWLLHEPPADALDRLCAADLIYISHIHSDHLSYPTLKVLSERRPDAPIYVGDTSRPVFWYLEQSQVKLTNINVVPFGVWQNVDEHLRFMILMDGIHPEMDTCIIVEYKGHMILNTVDCTRPNGGRLPQSVDLMMSDFAGGASGFPMTFYGGKYSDSWKADFIKTERKKLLNYKAELVKTLEPRIFCPFAGYFVEAHPSDRYIKDTNVKNSAEALNALINKIRPDTLTWTPKPGSVLDLGLALSDPTNRLMPQNTVCMASINEQFSVQHIFPAYLWFTRLFKSFLNIFESLIPTEIILHSDGSP
- the cmah gene encoding cytidine monophosphate-N-acetylneuraminic acid hydroxylase isoform X3, with product MISQKAQVVLLLDAEVVNSLQVGINFKKSPEDGKSYILYKSKSGIKACKNQCKHQGGLFIKDIEDLDGRTVKCTKHNWKLNMLTMKYMNPPDSFMQDELEVEYLGDGGLQLVELNPPDPWLANPRERLVLKEGEVKVTYLTHACMELQLGERRFMFDPWLKGPAFARGWWLLHEPPADALDRLCAADLIYISHIHSDHLSYPTLKVLSERRPDAPIYVGDTSRPVFWYLEQSQVKLTNINVVPFGVWQNVDEHLRFMILMDGIHPEMDTCIIVEYKGHMILNTVDCTRPNGGRLPQSVDLMMSDFAGGASGFPMTFYGGKYSDSWKADFIKTERKKLLNYKAELVKTLEPRIFCPFAGYFVEAHPSDRYIKDTNVKNSAEALNALINKIRPDTLTWTPKPGSVLDLGLALSDPTNRLMPQNTVIETDDKFVHVTDGWDYLVDFLDLSFPKKRPEREHFYLEVSHTAHHST
- the cmah gene encoding cytidine monophosphate-N-acetylneuraminic acid hydroxylase isoform X4 encodes the protein MISQKAQVVLLLDAEVVNSLQVGINFKKSPEDGKSYILYKSKSGIKACKNQCKHQGGLFIKDIEDLDGRTVKCTKHNWKLNMLTMKYMNPPDSFMQDELEVEYLGDGGLQLVELNPPDPWLANPRERLVLKEGEVKVTYLTHACMELQLGERRFMFDPWLKGPAFARGWWLLHEPPADALDRLCAADLIYISHIHSDHLSYPTLKVLSERRPDAPIYVGDTSRPVFWYLEQSQVKLTNINVVPFGVWQNVDEHLRFMILMDGIHPEMDTCIIVEYKGHMILNTVDCTRPNGGRLPQSVDLMMSDFAGGASGFPMTFYGGKYSDSWKADFIKTERKKLLNYKAELVKTLEPRIFCPFAGYFVEAHPSDRYIKDTNVKNSAEALNALINKIRPDTLTWTPKPGSVLDLGLALSDPTNR